Sequence from the Puniceicoccus vermicola genome:
TAAAGGCCAGCGGTGCAAGGCTGGGGGGAGCCGAGAAGAACCCATTGAGTTGCACATCGCCCAAGAGGACGCCGACGATTGTGGCGGCGCAAATGCCGATCAGGATGGAGCCTTTGACTTTGCGAATTTCCAGGATCGTTGTCAAAAGCAGCGCCCCCAGGCCGATGAGAACCGGCTGTGTGAGGTCACCGATGGAAACCAGCGTTTCGTGATTGTCGACCACGAGGCCAAGGTTTTTCAGTCCGATAAAAGTAATGAATAAGCCCAGCCCGGCGGCTGTGGCGATGCGTAGGGAGAGGGGGATCGCCGCCACGACTTTTTCCCGGATCCCGGCCAGCGTCAGGATGAGGAAGGCGACCCCGGAGACAAAGACGACGCCGAGCGCCGTCTGCCAGTCGAGTCCCTGACCGAGCACCAGAGTGTAAGTGAAAAAGGCGTTGAGCCCCATCCCCGGCGCCATGGCAAAAGGAACATTGGCCCAGAAAGCGACCAGCAAGGTGCTGATGCTGGCGGCGAGACAGGTGGCGGTGATCAGCGCCGGCTTATCCATGCCGGCCTCACTCAGGATGAGTGGATTGACGAAGATAATATAGGCCATCGTCAGGAAGGTGGTGAAGCCGCCAATGAACTCGGTCCGCACGCTCGTGTGGTTCTCTTTTAGCTTAAACATCTCGGATTTCGGAAAGATCGAATTGCTGGTTGTCCTTCGAGTCGAATGTCACCCGCGGCCGACATCAGGTGCCAAACAAGCGGTCGCCCGCATCACCGAGCCCCGGCAGAATGTAGGCGTTGTCGTTCAGCCCGTTGTCCAGAGCCGCCGCAAAGATCTCAATATCCGGATGCGCATGTTGAAACGCTTCGACGCCCTCGGGAGCTGCGACCAGGCACATGAACTTGATGTTCTTCGCGCCGTTCTTTTTCAGCAATTCCGCAGAAGCAATGGCCGATCCGCCAGTGGCGAGCATCGGGTCCACCATGATAAACATGCGCTCCTCCGGTTCCGCCATGGGGCGAAAATAGTACGTCACCGGCTCAAAGGTTTGATGATCCCGATACAAACCGAGATGGCAGATGGAGCAGTTGGGAATCAGGTTCAGCACGCCGTCTACCATGCCCAAGCCTGCGCGCAGTAAGGGCACCAGCACCACGTTCTTTCCTTGGATGACATGACACACCGTGCTTTCCAGAGGCGTTTCTACCTGCACTGCGCGCACCGGTAGGTTCTTGGTGATTTCATAGGCCAGGAGGGTCCCGACTTCATCGACCAGTTCTTTGAAGACTTTCTTTGGGGTCGTCTTATCGCGGATATAGGTCAACTTGTGTTGAATCAGCGGATGGTTCGAAATCGTGAGTGTCGGGAATCGTTTCATGGCGCTGAACTCTGGTTTAGTCGTTGTCGGGATCATCTGGTAAAATGACATGGAGGACGAGGTTGGCCACCATTCCCACGAGGGCGGCCAAGCAGATGCCTTTGATCGCCACGTTTCCGATTGGGATTTGGACGCCGCCGAGTCCGCAGACCAGAATGAGCGCAACGATGATTAAATTGCGGCTGCGGTTGAAGTCGAGTTGAGCGTTCGAAATCGTTCGAACGCCGACTGAGGCGATCATGCCGAAGAGGATAAAACTGATGCCGCCCATGACCGCGACCGGGATGGTGCGCAGAAAACCTCCGATGGGGCTGAAGATCCCGAGGATGATGGCGAAGGCTGCGGCAACACGAATGACTGAGGGATCATAGTTCCTCGTCACTGCCAGAACGCCGGTGTTTTCCGAATACGTCGTATTGGGAGGACCGCCGATAAATCCCGAAAAAATGGTGGCCAAGCCGTCGCCCAAGAGGGTGCGATGGAGTCCTGGTTTTTTGAAGAAGTCTTTCCCGACCACAGCCCCATTCGTAGTGATGTCTCCGATATGCTCCATTACGGAGACAATGGCAATCGGCATGATCGCGAGAACGGCCTGCCATTGGAAACGAGGGAATACGAAATCCTCCGCGCCGATGAACAATCCTCCAGCAGAGTGTAGGTTCGTGTAGTCGACTCTTCCCAACACTGCCGCGACCAGATAGCCAGCCAGAATGCCGATCAAGATGGGAACCAGTTTGAAGAAACCTTTCAAGAAACAAGAAACCGCAATGATCGTCAGAATGGACACCATGGAAATCAGCCAGTCGGAGGAGGCCATTTCTACCCCGATTGGCGCCAGCGAGAGGCCGATCACGATAATCACCGGCCCGGTCACGACGGCGGGAAACAAACGCTTCATCAGTGCGATGCCTCCCCACTTCACGACCAACGAGATCAGAAGGTAAAATACCCCTGCCGCGATGATCCCGCCCAGGGCTTCCGGGAGTCCACTTCCATCGGCTCCTGCCACCGATTTGATCGCCCCGATGAAGGCGAAGCTCGATCCCAAAAATACGGGGACGATGCCGCCGGTGGTGCCATGGAAAATGAAGGTGCCGATGCCCGCGGTCAGCAGCGCCACACTCGGATTCATCCCGGTTAAGGTCGGCATCAAAACAGTCGCTCCGAACATGGCAAAGACATGCTGAATGCCCAAAACCAACTTTTTGTGTCTTCCTACATGTTCGCTATTCATGACCGAGCTTGTTTTTCTGGCTCAATATCATGAATAAGCAAGACTAATGTAGTTGTTTCTCGGTATTAAGATTTTGGATTGGCCTGGGGGCGGATAGAGGGGAATGGCACTAGTTTAAGAGCTCTTGCGAAAATAATCTGGCGATTGACACGTCGAAAAGAACCCCTCCATCCCGCGTCCGCGGGATCCCTCCGGCCTTCGCCAAGGCTTCGGCGGACAGGCTCTCCCCTCCAACCCCCGTCGCCAAGGCTATGGAGGTCATGAGCAGGGGAGGAGTCTCTACTTAAATTTTCAACTCCCCTCCTACTACGAGTGGGAGGGGGACCCCCGACTATGTCGGGGGTGGGGAGGTTCCGATTCCATACAACATCTTAAACTAGTGCCATTCCGGGCAGAGGGTGCGAACCCCGACATGCTTTGCCTGTTGCCCCCGCGTTGCGGGGCGGGACTTGCAGCGCAAAATAGGAATATCCGCGCTCGTTGACCGAATTGGCTGACCCCCGGATGCGGATGAACCGCGATCTTGGGGTTACCCCGGAGGGTCACCGTTTCTTCGTCCAGAGTTCCTTCCATGCTCCGGTGGACCAGAGGGCCCAGAATACGAGCACAGGTTGGAAAAACAGCCGGGCGAGGCGCTTCTGGTCGGTGTCCAAGCCGAAAGAATCGATGCCGTTCAGGTATTGGGAGAGATTGCCCGGAAATATAGCCACAAAAAAGAGGGCGAGGATGATGCCAGTCCATACCTTGAGCCGTGGAAGAGCGAGCATGGCGGCGCCGAGAGCGATTTCGACAACTCCGGAGAGGATCACGACGAGGTCTTTGCTGAAGGGAACCCAGTCAGGCACCTGAGCGTGGAACGCCTCCCTCAGGAACGTTAAATGGCTGATGCCTGCACTGAGCATGATCAGGCCAAGAGCGAGGCGGGCAAGGGTCTGGGAAGTTGTGGTCTGGGTGTTCGGTGGCAGCATTTGATTTTCGGCGGACTGGCTGTGTGGATCAGGTTAGGTCCCCCGCGCCGAAAAGCGAATCGCTTTTGATTTTAGCAGGGCGGGCCATCGGGATTTGGGCTGGATGAGGCGTCTGGGCGATGCGGTCCGAACGACTGCATTCGACGGGAACGGGGGAGGGGGATCTTCCGTTCTCGCATGACTTTAGTCGTGCGATTCCTGCGTCTTTCTCGGAGAAGGCGAATCCCGGCCATTCGCCTAGATTTTGACGACCATTTTGCCCCGATTTTTCCCTTCGAAGAGGTCGAGGAAGGCTTTCGGAATGTTCTCGAACCCCTCGACAACGGTCTCGGAAAATTTCAGTTTTTCCTCGCCCAGCCATTCAGCGAGTTGCTTGGAGGCCTTTGGGAACTTGTCTTCGTAGTTGCCGACGATGAATCCCTGCATGAGGAGGCTCTTTTTGATCAGCATCATTTCGACGCGGGGGCCGGTCGGGACCGAGGTGTCGTTGTAGCCCGAGATCGCTCCGCAGTTAATGATGCGGCCAAAGCGGTTCATGTTTTGGTGGACGCCGTCGGAAATTTCTCCGGCTACGTTGTCGAAGTAGACGTCAACGCCATCGGGGCAGTTTTCCGCGATCGCCGTGGCCATATCGTCGGTGGTGTTGTAGTTGATGGCGGCATCGAAGCCGAATTCGGAGGTCAGCTTGGCGACCTTCTCATCGGATCCGGCAATTCCCACGACCCGGCATCCCTGGATCTTGCCGATCTGGCCGGCCACGCTGCCCACTGCACCCGCAGCGCCGGAAACCACCAGAGTTTCGCCCTCCTGAGGCTTTCCGATCTCGGAGAGACCAAGATAGGCGGTCAGTCCAGTCATCCCCAATATGCCGAGGTAGGCGGAGAGTGGGGCGATGTCAGCATCGACTTTGCGCAGACCCTTTCCCTGCGAGACCTGGTATTCC
This genomic interval carries:
- a CDS encoding NCS2 family permease; the protein is MFKLKENHTSVRTEFIGGFTTFLTMAYIIFVNPLILSEAGMDKPALITATCLAASISTLLVAFWANVPFAMAPGMGLNAFFTYTLVLGQGLDWQTALGVVFVSGVAFLILTLAGIREKVVAAIPLSLRIATAAGLGLFITFIGLKNLGLVVDNHETLVSIGDLTQPVLIGLGALLLTTILEIRKVKGSILIGICAATIVGVLLGDVQLNGFFSAPPSLAPLAFKLDILAALQWGLAGAIFSFMFVDLFDSIGTIVACSYEAGHVEKDGTIKRIDKVLEADAVASIIGSLLGTSTTTTYVESASGIADGARTGLASVVTGCLFLLGLFCAPLIGAVPAFATAPALIIVGVFMFRNIKQIDFMDFKTAVPAFLTMILMPLTSSISTGLTIGFLSYVIIAVCCGEWKKISPVMYGVGLLSAINLAVTVAH
- the upp gene encoding uracil phosphoribosyltransferase; translated protein: MKRFPTLTISNHPLIQHKLTYIRDKTTPKKVFKELVDEVGTLLAYEITKNLPVRAVQVETPLESTVCHVIQGKNVVLVPLLRAGLGMVDGVLNLIPNCSICHLGLYRDHQTFEPVTYYFRPMAEPEERMFIMVDPMLATGGSAIASAELLKKNGAKNIKFMCLVAAPEGVEAFQHAHPDIEIFAAALDNGLNDNAYILPGLGDAGDRLFGT
- a CDS encoding uracil-xanthine permease family protein — protein: MNSEHVGRHKKLVLGIQHVFAMFGATVLMPTLTGMNPSVALLTAGIGTFIFHGTTGGIVPVFLGSSFAFIGAIKSVAGADGSGLPEALGGIIAAGVFYLLISLVVKWGGIALMKRLFPAVVTGPVIIVIGLSLAPIGVEMASSDWLISMVSILTIIAVSCFLKGFFKLVPILIGILAGYLVAAVLGRVDYTNLHSAGGLFIGAEDFVFPRFQWQAVLAIMPIAIVSVMEHIGDITTNGAVVGKDFFKKPGLHRTLLGDGLATIFSGFIGGPPNTTYSENTGVLAVTRNYDPSVIRVAAAFAIILGIFSPIGGFLRTIPVAVMGGISFILFGMIASVGVRTISNAQLDFNRSRNLIIVALILVCGLGGVQIPIGNVAIKGICLAALVGMVANLVLHVILPDDPDND
- a CDS encoding DoxX family protein produces the protein MLPPNTQTTTSQTLARLALGLIMLSAGISHLTFLREAFHAQVPDWVPFSKDLVVILSGVVEIALGAAMLALPRLKVWTGIILALFFVAIFPGNLSQYLNGIDSFGLDTDQKRLARLFFQPVLVFWALWSTGAWKELWTKKR
- a CDS encoding NADP-dependent oxidoreductase, with amino-acid sequence MNQVITLAKRPVGKPSMSDFSLTTEDKPSPADGEILLHAAYVSVDPYMRGRMSDAESYIHPFEVNKPIEGLAVAEVVESKNSDFEAGDFVVGFLAWKEYQVSQGKGLRKVDADIAPLSAYLGILGMTGLTAYLGLSEIGKPQEGETLVVSGAAGAVGSVAGQIGKIQGCRVVGIAGSDEKVAKLTSEFGFDAAINYNTTDDMATAIAENCPDGVDVYFDNVAGEISDGVHQNMNRFGRIINCGAISGYNDTSVPTGPRVEMMLIKKSLLMQGFIVGNYEDKFPKASKQLAEWLGEEKLKFSETVVEGFENIPKAFLDLFEGKNRGKMVVKI